The stretch of DNA CGATCCGGAAGGGTACGGGACGCGCAGCTCGTCACACACCGTCGCCATCAGCTCGAGAGCGGTCAGCCGGGGATTGAGGATGAGCGCGGCGTCGACGTCACCGGGCAGTCGCTGGAGGAAGTAGCGGCAGACCGTCGTCTTTCCGGTTCCGACTTCGCCGGTCAGCTGGACGAAGCCGCCGGCCTCTCCAACGCCGTACAGCAGATGCGCCAGGGCTTCGCGATGGCGGGTGCTCAGATAGAGGAATCGCGGATCAGGGGCGATGGAAAACGGCCGCTCCACGAGGCCGAAGAACGACGCGTACACGGACTACCCGGCGGCCTCGACGCGCCAGACGCTGTTCCGTCGCGTGCTCTGGCCCCACCCAGCCGCTCCGAGGACGGCCGACATGGCGCTCAAGGTAGACGACCGATCTGCTGCAGTCAAGGATCGGGGGGCCGTTGTTGTCGAACGACCCCTTTGAGGTTTAGATTGTGTGCCGATGTCACGCGGGCCGGCGAAGCTGCTCACGAAGTGGGGGCTGTCAAGCTCTCTGCTCCTCCTGGAGCTCTGGCCATGGGCCCTGAGCGGACTGCGCCGCTGGTGGACCGCCGCCCGGTGGCGGACCACGCTCGAGCGCCTGCCCCGCGCGCTCGGGGAGCTGCGGGCGAAATGGTCGCCGTCCGAGCCCTCGATCGTGCTCGACCGCCTGCGCCACACGCTGTCGGAGCTGCCGGCAAAGTGGTCGATGTCCAGGCCGCTGACTGCGCTCAACCTCCTGCTGGCCGGGATTTTGGTCGTCTTTGCGATCCAGCTCCTCCGCGGCTTGTCCGCTCCCTCTCCCCTTCCCCCGACCCCGGTTGACCGTCCCCTCGTCGCCGTCGTGTCGGCCAAGAAAGACTCCGGACCGGCCTGGCCACCGTTCACCGCTCATGGCGGGATCGTCGCCCGGAACCTGTTCAACCCCGACCGCTCCGAGACAGGCCGGTCCGATGCGACCCGCCGGGCCCTGCCCGTGGCGGCGAAGCCGGTTCTCTACGGCGTGGTGATCGGCGAAGAGAGCCGGGTGGCTTACCTCGAGGATCCGTCCACGAACCGGATCTTCGGCTATAAGGTTGGGGACATGGTGGCCGGGGGGCAGCTGGAGCAGATCGAGACGGATCGGGTGGTCATCAAGGGCGTCGACGGGCGCCTGGAGGTCATGCTCAGCGGGCCGAACAAGCCCCGGCCGGCGGTCGACGCGTCGATGTCGCCTCAGGTCGTCCGCCCCGCCCCGACCGTGCCGTCGGTTCCGCGCTTCCCGCTGGGAGCGGGCAGCCCGTTCAGATAGGGCCACCTCACCGCAGCCGCGGCGTGAAGTCCTTGACCGACACGTACTGGCTCGGCCACGGCAGGTCGTAGCCCTGCTCCCAGGCAGCGTGACGCGTCCAGTAGGGATCGTAGAGGTGGGCGCGCGCCAGGACGCAGAGGTCGGCGCGGCCGGCGGCCAGGATGGAGTTGACGTCGGCGTGCGACGAGATGTTCCCCACGGTGGCCGTGGGGATTCCCGCCTCGTGACGGATGCGATCGCTGAAGGGCGTCTGGTAGAGACGGCCGTGGACGGGCTGGGCGTGGGGCACGGTCTGCCCCGTCGACACGGTGATGAGGTCGCAGCCGTGTTCCTTGAGCATGAGCGCCACCTCCACCGCCTCCTCCGCGCTGAGCCCGCCCGGGGCCCAGTCGGTGGCCGAGATCTTCACCGACATCGGCTTGCTTCGCGGCCAGGCGGCGCGCACGGCGGCGAACACCTCGAGGGGGTAGCGCATCCGGTGGGCGAGCGGTCCGCCGTACTGGTCCCGTCGGATGTTCGTGAGCGGCGAGATGAAGCTCGAGAGCAGGTAGCCGTGGGCCATGTGCAGCTCGAGCAAGTCGAAGCCCGCCTCCTCGGCCATGCGGGCGGCCTGGACGAACTGCTCGCGTACCCGATCCATGTCGCTGCGGTCCATCTCCTTCGGCACCTGGCTCTGGGGCAGGTAGGGGATCGGTGACGCGGAGATCAGCGGCCAGTTGCCGTCGGGCAGCGGCTCGTCGATCCCCTCCCAGAGCCGTCGCGTCGAGCCCTTACGGCCGGCGTGGGCGAGCTGGAGCGCGATCCTGGCCGGCGTGTGCCGGTGGACGAAGTCCACGATGCGCTGCCAGGCGGCCACGTGCTCGGGCTTGTACATGCCCGTGCAGCCCGGACTGATCCGGCCCTCGCGGCTCACGTCGGTCATCTCCGCCACCACCAGCGCCGCCCCCCCCACCGCGCGCGAGCCCAGATTGACGAGGTGCCAGTCGCCGGGGGCGCCATCCTCGGCCGAGTACTGGCACATCGGCGAGACGACGACACGGTTGGCGAGCACGAGGTCGCGCAGCCGGAACGGCGTGAACATCGGCGGCGGAGCCGGTTGGGCGGCGACGCGGAGGCCGCTCTGGTCGGCCGCCTTGGCCGCGAACCAGCGGTCGACCGTCTCCACGAACTTGGGGTCGCGGACTCTGAGGTTCTCGTGGGTGACGCGCAGGCTGCGCGTGAGCAGGCTGACGGCGAACTGCAGCGGCTCGAGCCGGCCGTAGTAGCGCTCGGTCTGCTCGAACCACTCGAGGCTCACCAGGGCCGCCCGCTGCGCGCTCTCCACCAGCGGGCGCCGCTCGTCCTCGTAGGCCGCCAGGGCGCTGGGGACGTTGCGGTACTGCTGGAGGGCCCGGCTCAGCGCGATGGCGTCCTCCATGGCCAGCTTGGTGCCCGACCCGATGGAGAAGTGCGCGGTGTGGGCGGCGTCGCCGATGAGGACGAGGTTCCGCCAGTGCCACCGCTCGTTGCCGACCGTCGGGAAGCCGCGCCAGAGGGAGCGGTTCTTCAGCATCCGGTGGCCGTCGAGCTCGCGGGCGAAGAGCCGCTCGGTGAAGGCCAGCGTGTCGTCCTCGCTGGCGCCCGGGAGCCCGGCCCGCCTCCAGGTCCCCTCCGTCGCTTCCAGGATGAAGGTCGAGTGGCGGGCGTCGTAGCGATAGGCGTGCACGCGCCAGAGGCCGTGTTCGCTCTCCTTGAAGAGGAAGGTGAAGGCCGGGAACGGGAACGTCGTGCCGAGCCAGACGAACCGGTTCGGGCGCGCGTCGATCCGCGGACGGAAGTGCTGGGCGTAGCGCGCGCGGACGGCGCTGTTGACGCCGTCGGCGGCCAGGATGAGGTCGGCGTCCGCGAACGGCGCCACGTCGCTCACCTCTTGCTGGAACTCGAGCGTCACGCCGAGCTGGCGGCAGCGCCGGTGCAGGATATCGAGCAGGCGCTGGCGGCTGAGCCCGGAGAACCCGTGCCCGGTGGAGGTCAGCACCTGGCCCTGGTAATGGATATCGATGTCGTCCCAGTGGGCGAAGGCGCGGGTGATCTCCTCGTAGCTCTCGCGGTCGGCCTCGGCGAAGTTCTCGAGGGTGGCGTCGGAGAAGACCACGCCGAAGCCGAAGGTGTCGTCGGGCCGGTTGCGCTCGAGGACGGTGATGTCGTGCGACGGGTCGGCCTTCTTCATTAAAATCCCGAAGTAGAGCCCGGCCGGCCCGCCGCCGATGCTGACGATCTTCACACGGCGATTCTACACCGCGCTCCCCGCCTGTCTGGATGGCGCGAGCTCGCTGCGACCACGGCTCGCCGTTCGGGCGCAGGCTTCGCCTGCGCAATCCTTCCTGGGGGAGGCATGGGCTACCCCTTCACTCCGCCGGCGCCCCAGCCCTGGATCAGATAGCGCTGCACGCCGGCGAAGAAGCCGATGGTCGGCACCGTGATCATCACCCCGGCCGCCATGATCATGCCCCAGTCCACGATCGTGGCGTTGAACAGGTCGTTGACGCCGACGGGCAGCGTCTTGAGCTCGTCCGAGGTGATGAGCACGAGGGCGAACAGAAAGTCGTTCCAGGCCAGGATGAACGTGAAGATGCCGGCGGCGATGAGGCCGGGCAGGCTCAGCGGGAGCACCACGTGCCACACCGCCCGCGGACGCCCGGCGCCGTCCACCAGCGCCGCCTCCTCCAGCTCCAGCGGCACGCTCAGGAAGAACGCGCGCAGGAGCCACAGGCAGAACGGCAGGCAGAAGGTCGTGTAGGACAGCACCAGGGCCAGGTGCGTGTTCACGATGCCCAGCTGCCGGACCAGAATGTAAAAGGGAATGATGATCATGATGGGGGCGAACATATAGGTCATCAAGATCAGGCCGGCCACCGTCTCCCGCCCCCGGAACCTGAAGCGGGTGAGGCTGTAGGCCCCGAGCGCCGACACCACCAGGGTCAGCACCACCGTGGTGAAGGAGACGAGGATGCTGTTCCAGAAGTACACGGCGAAGTTCGTCTCCCGGAAGAGCTGGACGAAGTTGTCGAGCG from Candidatus Methylomirabilota bacterium encodes:
- a CDS encoding bifunctional salicylyl-CoA 5-hydroxylase/oxidoreductase, producing the protein MKIVSIGGGPAGLYFGILMKKADPSHDITVLERNRPDDTFGFGVVFSDATLENFAEADRESYEEITRAFAHWDDIDIHYQGQVLTSTGHGFSGLSRQRLLDILHRRCRQLGVTLEFQQEVSDVAPFADADLILAADGVNSAVRARYAQHFRPRIDARPNRFVWLGTTFPFPAFTFLFKESEHGLWRVHAYRYDARHSTFILEATEGTWRRAGLPGASEDDTLAFTERLFARELDGHRMLKNRSLWRGFPTVGNERWHWRNLVLIGDAAHTAHFSIGSGTKLAMEDAIALSRALQQYRNVPSALAAYEDERRPLVESAQRAALVSLEWFEQTERYYGRLEPLQFAVSLLTRSLRVTHENLRVRDPKFVETVDRWFAAKAADQSGLRVAAQPAPPPMFTPFRLRDLVLANRVVVSPMCQYSAEDGAPGDWHLVNLGSRAVGGAALVVAEMTDVSREGRISPGCTGMYKPEHVAAWQRIVDFVHRHTPARIALQLAHAGRKGSTRRLWEGIDEPLPDGNWPLISASPIPYLPQSQVPKEMDRSDMDRVREQFVQAARMAEEAGFDLLELHMAHGYLLSSFISPLTNIRRDQYGGPLAHRMRYPLEVFAAVRAAWPRSKPMSVKISATDWAPGGLSAEEAVEVALMLKEHGCDLITVSTGQTVPHAQPVHGRLYQTPFSDRIRHEAGIPTATVGNISSHADVNSILAAGRADLCVLARAHLYDPYWTRHAAWEQGYDLPWPSQYVSVKDFTPRLR
- a CDS encoding carbohydrate ABC transporter permease, translated to MRLGRGTVTRTATLYAGAAGLLLIGAFPFFWMLSTSLKPPGEIFATPTLVPHRATLDNFVQLFRETNFAVYFWNSILVSFTTVVLTLVVSALGAYSLTRFRFRGRETVAGLILMTYMFAPIMIIIPFYILVRQLGIVNTHLALVLSYTTFCLPFCLWLLRAFFLSVPLELEEAALVDGAGRPRAVWHVVLPLSLPGLIAAGIFTFILAWNDFLFALVLITSDELKTLPVGVNDLFNATIVDWGMIMAAGVMITVPTIGFFAGVQRYLIQGWGAGGVKG